Proteins co-encoded in one Dendropsophus ebraccatus isolate aDenEbr1 chromosome 9, aDenEbr1.pat, whole genome shotgun sequence genomic window:
- the LOC138800992 gene encoding caspase-8-like isoform X2 has translation MDKDTQSLLLKVSEELTERDASGMIFLCGKYLKEGEKENMKDGMALFSSLKKKSYISKDNLLFVKELLSRIGRRDILKNVLNITDTEIKELERSFQKISKYRSVLYDIAVNLCSEETEKFIFLLDGDIRHTEKLNKAKCMMLVLCEMEKQMKISEGDLHILNSYLVDIGRSDLSDKIKYFENEQNNQRQGADARFEKMSIQEEPPSDVNVSSIQPDDIRNDLSSENIEVEEYKLDKIPHGLCIIVDNHNFKNHEQRKGTEKDADAIEKVFKSRNYGVIRHKDLTGEGILKIMKYYADKCHNDYDSFICFVLSHGEKGIVFGTDWEEVPVKDITNCFNGLKCPSLVGKPKVFFIQACQGDKFDPGVTYASDNNTAMYVGDAKTLPVTADFLTAFACVEDYVSLRSTVTGSVYIQTLCTVLQNHQFLEDFPIWCCRRMSGKIRFSYVNAGHQSKQI, from the exons ATGGATAAAGACACACAGAGCCTTCTGCTGAAAGTCAGTGAAGAGCTCACTGAAAGAGATGCATCGGGCATGATCTTTTTATgtggaaagtatttaaaagaaggagaaaaagaaaacatGAAGGATGGGATGGCGCTGTTTTCAAGTTTGAAAAAGAAGAGTTATATTTCAAAAGACAATTTGCTTTTTGTTAAAGAACTTCTGAGTAGAATTGGCAGAAGAGATATCTTAAAAAATGTTCTGAACATCACAGACACTGAAATAAAAGAGCTTGAACGATCCTTCCAGAAGATCTCAAAATACAG GTCTGTGCTTTATGATATTGCTGTAAATCTATGCTCTGAAGAGACTGAGAAGTTTATATTTTTGTTGGATGGTGACATTAGGCACACTGAAAAATTAAACAAAGCG AAATGCATGATGTTGGTTCTTTGTGAAATGGAGAAACAAATGAAAATAAGTGAAGGTGATCTGCACATACTGAATTCTTATTTGGTGGACATCGGACGATCAGATCTTTCTGATAAAATAAAGTATTTTGAAAATGAACAaa ATAATCAAAGGCAAGGTGCTGATGCTAGATTTGAGAAAATGTCTATTCaag agGAGCCTCCCAGTGATGTAAATGTAAGCAGCATCCAACCTGACGATATTCGAAATGATCTTTCATCTGAAAATATt GAAGTGGAAGAATACAAGCTGGACAAAATTCCTCATGGTCTGTGTATTATTGTGGATAATCACAATTTCAAGAATCACGAGCAGAGGAAAGGAACAGAGAAGGATGCTG ATGCGATAGAGAAAGTTTTTAAATCACGAAATTATGGAGTAATACGCCACAAAGATCTTACTGGAGAAGGAATTCTAAAGATTATGAAGTATTATGCAGATAAGTGTCACAATGACTATGACAGCTTTATATGTTTTGTCCTCAGTCATGGGGAGAAAGGGATTGTGTTTGGTACAGATTGGGAAGAAGTGCCAGTAAAGGACATAACTAACTGCTTTAATGGTCTGAAGTGCCCATCACTAGTCGGAAAACCCAAAGTGTTCTTCATTCAAGCATGCCAAGGAGATAAATTCGATCCAGGTGTCACTTATGCCAGTGACAACAACACAGCCATGTATGTAGGGGATGCCAAAACTCTTCCAGTCACTGCAGATTTCTTAACAGCTTTTGCCTGTGTTGAAGATTATGTATCTTTAAGGAGTACTGTAACTGGCTCTGTGTATattcagactctatgcacagTCCTACAGAATCATCAATTTTT AGAGGATTTCCCCATTTGGTGCTGCCGCAGGATGTCCGGGAAAATTCGTTTTTCCTATGTAAATGCAGGACATCAAT CCAAACAAATTTGA
- the LOC138800992 gene encoding caspase-8-like isoform X1, with protein MDKDTQSLLLKVSEELTERDASGMIFLCGKYLKEGEKENMKDGMALFSSLKKKSYISKDNLLFVKELLSRIGRRDILKNVLNITDTEIKELERSFQKISKYRSVLYDIAVNLCSEETEKFIFLLDGDIRHTEKLNKAKCMMLVLCEMEKQMKISEGDLHILNSYLVDIGRSDLSDKIKYFENEQNNQRQGADARFEKMSIQEEPPSDVNVSSIQPDDIRNDLSSENIEVEEYKLDKIPHGLCIIVDNHNFKNHEQRKGTEKDADAIEKVFKSRNYGVIRHKDLTGEGILKIMKYYADKCHNDYDSFICFVLSHGEKGIVFGTDWEEVPVKDITNCFNGLKCPSLVGKPKVFFIQACQGDKFDPGVTYASDNNTAMYVGDAKTLPVTADFLTAFACVEDYVSLRSTVTGSVYIQTLCTVLQNHQFFQTNLTDILTKVQDKVAEEDLPMKQNGKAVTVKQMPKHESTLRKKLILPLPSNGQQAS; from the exons ATGGATAAAGACACACAGAGCCTTCTGCTGAAAGTCAGTGAAGAGCTCACTGAAAGAGATGCATCGGGCATGATCTTTTTATgtggaaagtatttaaaagaaggagaaaaagaaaacatGAAGGATGGGATGGCGCTGTTTTCAAGTTTGAAAAAGAAGAGTTATATTTCAAAAGACAATTTGCTTTTTGTTAAAGAACTTCTGAGTAGAATTGGCAGAAGAGATATCTTAAAAAATGTTCTGAACATCACAGACACTGAAATAAAAGAGCTTGAACGATCCTTCCAGAAGATCTCAAAATACAG GTCTGTGCTTTATGATATTGCTGTAAATCTATGCTCTGAAGAGACTGAGAAGTTTATATTTTTGTTGGATGGTGACATTAGGCACACTGAAAAATTAAACAAAGCG AAATGCATGATGTTGGTTCTTTGTGAAATGGAGAAACAAATGAAAATAAGTGAAGGTGATCTGCACATACTGAATTCTTATTTGGTGGACATCGGACGATCAGATCTTTCTGATAAAATAAAGTATTTTGAAAATGAACAaa ATAATCAAAGGCAAGGTGCTGATGCTAGATTTGAGAAAATGTCTATTCaag agGAGCCTCCCAGTGATGTAAATGTAAGCAGCATCCAACCTGACGATATTCGAAATGATCTTTCATCTGAAAATATt GAAGTGGAAGAATACAAGCTGGACAAAATTCCTCATGGTCTGTGTATTATTGTGGATAATCACAATTTCAAGAATCACGAGCAGAGGAAAGGAACAGAGAAGGATGCTG ATGCGATAGAGAAAGTTTTTAAATCACGAAATTATGGAGTAATACGCCACAAAGATCTTACTGGAGAAGGAATTCTAAAGATTATGAAGTATTATGCAGATAAGTGTCACAATGACTATGACAGCTTTATATGTTTTGTCCTCAGTCATGGGGAGAAAGGGATTGTGTTTGGTACAGATTGGGAAGAAGTGCCAGTAAAGGACATAACTAACTGCTTTAATGGTCTGAAGTGCCCATCACTAGTCGGAAAACCCAAAGTGTTCTTCATTCAAGCATGCCAAGGAGATAAATTCGATCCAGGTGTCACTTATGCCAGTGACAACAACACAGCCATGTATGTAGGGGATGCCAAAACTCTTCCAGTCACTGCAGATTTCTTAACAGCTTTTGCCTGTGTTGAAGATTATGTATCTTTAAGGAGTACTGTAACTGGCTCTGTGTATattcagactctatgcacagTCCTACAGAATCATCAATTTTT CCAAACAAATTTGACAGACATTCTTACAAAGGTGCAAGACAAGGTAGCAGAAGAAGATTTACCAATGAAGCAAAATGGTAAAGCGGTAACTGTGAAGCAGATGCCAAAACATGAATCTACATTACGTAAAAAACTGATTTTACCACTCCCATCCAATGGACAACAAGCAAGCTGA